The Vibrio agarivorans genome contains the following window.
TCATTCCAAATTTGTTAGCGTTAAATGAATTTGCAATTAGCACGATAATTGGCAGATACAAAAACAGGTAAACCAAACTCATGAAAGAGAAGCGAATGGTCGACTTCATTATTCGAGTTCTCCTTTACGGTTGAGCCACTTTCCGGCGCGATAGTAAGCAAACAGCATGACGGCCATTGCCAGTGTTAAGGCGATGCTGGTGGCAGCGCCAAATGGCCAATCTCGAGCATTAAGCACTTGGCTCTTAATTACGTTACCAATGAGTAGGTTCTTAGCCCCGCCTAATAGGTCAGAGATGTAGAACATACCTAGGGCCGGTAACAGAACCAGTAGGCAACCACCAATGATACCGGGCATAGTGAGCGGTAGAATCACCTTGGTAAATGTCTGAAACTTGTTTGCACCGAGATCTTTGGCCGCCTCTAAATAGGTATTGTCGAGCTTCTCGATAGACGAGTAGAGCGGCAAAATCATAAAGGGCAACAAGATATAGACCAGACCAATCATCACGGCTGTTTCTGTGTACATAATGCGCATTGGTTTGTCGATGATCTCTAAATACAGCAGTGATTTATTTAATATCCCTTGTGTACCAAGGACAATTTTCAAGCCGTAAGTACGAATCAATGAGTTGGTCCAAAATGGCACGATCACCAAAAACAGCATAATAGGACGCCAGCGCTCTGGCATCGTTGCGACGATATAGGCGAATGGGTAACCGACAAATAGACAGATTACCGTCGCGACAATCGCCATGTAGAACGAATGCAGCAGGACCTTAGCGTATAGCGGATCAGCTAAACGAATGTAATTGTCTAAAGTAAAAGTAAACTCGATTAGGTCAGATTCATGACGAGTTAGGAAACTCGTTCCAATAATCATCACGTTAGGCACTAGCACAAAGAGTGATAGCCAACCAACAATGACTAAGATAATCGAATTTTGTAGATTAAACTTGCTCGTCATCTCTCAACACCACTTCCCAGCTTTCTACCCAAGTGACAGCGACTTTTTGCCCTAGTGAGTGGTCAACGTCAGGGTCGTCTTCATTGAAAAACTCACTGACCATGACACGTTGTCCAGATTCAAGCTCAACTACAGAGTCGAGTGTCATACCTTTATAGGTACGCTCTGCAACGTAACCCGTAATGCCTTTCTCTACCGACTCTTTGATCTCTTCTAAGCGCAGGTCTTCAGGTCTGAGTAGTACCTGTAGCGTTTCGCCGATTTCAATCTCTTTATCGAAGAAAACAGTACTTGCGACACCTTCAATTTCAGCACTGATGCGCTTGTCATCAAGGCGTGACAGTACTTTGGCTTCAAACACATTTATCTCCCCGATGAAACGAGCGACAAACAGGTTACTAGGCTCTTCATAGATCTCTCGAGGAGACCCGTCCTGTTCGATAACACCATTACGCATCACGATGATGCGATCAGACATTGATAGCGCTTCTTCTTGATCGTGTGTAACAAAGATAAACGTAATGCCTAACTGGCGTTGCAACTGCTTTAACTCTATCTGCATCTGCTTACGAAGTTTGTAGTCTAATGCCGAAAGTGACTCATCAAGCAATAGAACTTTAGGCTTGTTCACTACGGCGCGAGCAATCGCGATACGCTGTTGCTGCCCGCCTGACAGTTGGTGAGGTTTTCGTTGAGCCATATTCTCTAGGCGTACCATACGCAACGCTTCTATGACTCGAGGCTCAATGTCAGAGGCAGGAGTACCTTGCATCTTTAAGCCAAACGCCACGTTGTCAAACACAGTCATGTGTGGGAAGAGTGCATAACTTTGGAACACGGTATTCACCGGGCGTTTTTCCGCAGGCACTTTCGTAATATCAACACCATCCAATGTAAGAGTGCCGAGATCAGCATCTTCAAAGCCGGCGATTAAACGCAAAATGGTGGTTTTACCACAACCTGATGGACCTAATATGGTTAAAAACTCACCATGATTAACATCAAGATCAAAGTTGTTGATGATCG
Protein-coding sequences here:
- the potB gene encoding spermidine/putrescine ABC transporter permease PotB codes for the protein MTSKFNLQNSIILVIVGWLSLFVLVPNVMIIGTSFLTRHESDLIEFTFTLDNYIRLADPLYAKVLLHSFYMAIVATVICLFVGYPFAYIVATMPERWRPIMLFLVIVPFWTNSLIRTYGLKIVLGTQGILNKSLLYLEIIDKPMRIMYTETAVMIGLVYILLPFMILPLYSSIEKLDNTYLEAAKDLGANKFQTFTKVILPLTMPGIIGGCLLVLLPALGMFYISDLLGGAKNLLIGNVIKSQVLNARDWPFGAATSIALTLAMAVMLFAYYRAGKWLNRKGELE
- the potA gene encoding spermidine/putrescine ABC transporter ATP-binding protein PotA — encoded protein: MHGDRQTLNNKAIHQAPVITIRGLDKSFDGKSIINNFDLDVNHGEFLTILGPSGCGKTTILRLIAGFEDADLGTLTLDGVDITKVPAEKRPVNTVFQSYALFPHMTVFDNVAFGLKMQGTPASDIEPRVIEALRMVRLENMAQRKPHQLSGGQQQRIAIARAVVNKPKVLLLDESLSALDYKLRKQMQIELKQLQRQLGITFIFVTHDQEEALSMSDRIIVMRNGVIEQDGSPREIYEEPSNLFVARFIGEINVFEAKVLSRLDDKRISAEIEGVASTVFFDKEIEIGETLQVLLRPEDLRLEEIKESVEKGITGYVAERTYKGMTLDSVVELESGQRVMVSEFFNEDDPDVDHSLGQKVAVTWVESWEVVLRDDEQV